The Anopheles moucheti chromosome 3, idAnoMoucSN_F20_07, whole genome shotgun sequence genome contains the following window.
GCTGTTGTACGGAACCGGGGATTGGTAGCTCGGATTAGAGAGAAAAGCAGTGCGAGAGCGGCAAATACCAAGCACTGGAGAGAATCGTTCGTTTTGTGCAAAGAATGCGGCAGGAGGTGGTAAGATTGtcgcattaaataaaatcctGGTTTTcgttaattttcaaaatattttattctattgATACACGGTAAGGGGCGAAAAGCGTTTCGTCCGAGTTAGGGTGGCTTCGTTTCTAACATATCAGGGTAGGCCAGTTTACTTGACGTGGGTGTCGGCTTTCACACGACAGAAACGGTACCAAATCCCCTCTGGAAAGATACCCAAAATTGATTATCTTGATATGGTAAATCAGATATGGAAGAACCTCCTTAGGTTGAAATGCCAGATGGTAAAGGAAGAATATTATATTTGGGTACAGCCTCCTTTTGGTCAGAGTGTTGATCAGTATCTCCTGATTGTTGATTGACCAGTGAGTTCTATAGCACTTCCGGTGGGAAAGTTTTCTTACTGACTTACGTAATTATACGTATCATACGGTACATTACTCCTAACGGACCAACTAATACACAACATATCTTAAATGCGAAGCTCCGATCGTAAGAAGTTAGTAAAACTTCTGTACTTCTGTACTGCTTCCTAGGCGAACCTCATTCGAAGATCACACTCTGTTTCGGCCATACAAGACTCTTAAAAGCCAGACTTCCAGACTGTCCAGAATGTTCATCTTGGTTTTCAAATACTTTAAAAAGGACAATCATCATTCATTTCTCAACATCTTTGCGCTCGAGAAAACACTTGCAATTCTTCGTAAAATATAAgaaaatatatgtatatatattcTTTATGCTGTACAGGCACACTTGCCATAATCAGTATAGTACACACTAACAGAATACTGTAGCGCCGTTATATGAGACCGTTATTTATACAACAGACAACACACATTTACACGTTCTTAACCACAAAACAATCAGGAACATCAGAAGCACGCCATGGGTCCTCACTTACTATCCGGTTGCCGTTCAGCACTATCCTACGTTGTGGCGGCCCTATCGCTGGTATCGGGTAGCAGTCCTTGCGTTGCCGCCAGAATATCACTGTTTTGTTGAAGCATTTTCTTCACCTCTTTGATTTGGTTGTACATGTGCTGGtgggagagaaagaaaaaagcgtGGTGAGGTCTGTTTGGTTGCCTGCTGAGGTATGATGTTCTTACCATGAAACATATCATTTTATGCTGATTCTGGCGTGCCGTTAGTCCTTTCTCGGTACCATCCATATCCCCCACGATCGGGATAGTCGTCGTTGCGGTGGATGTTGTGCTCGGTATAGATTTCCCTGCGATCGTCTTCGATACTTCACCGTCCGTGCTGATCTCTTCCTTCAAATCTTCTCGGTGCTGTTTCAGCTGTTCGCGCAAATCGTACAGCGCGTCCACGTACGCACCGACATCCTTCATGAGGAACTGCGTTTGCAGGAAGATTGTTTGCGCTTTCTTGTACCAGTCGGCCAAACATTCCGCTTCCTGCTCAACTGCCTGCCGGACACCATCGTTTAGTAGCGTTTTGAGCCGTTTGCCCGTTTCCGCTATCTTCACCTTCTCCAGCACGTGGAACTGTTCGTCGTTGTAGGTGAGGGAGCGTGTGGCGCgatcgcgcaacatatgttgccaAGAATCGCGAAGCCGATCGACGAGCGATTTGGCTTTCTCGCTATCCCGGTTTTTGTTCGGCGTGCGTAACGCACGGTAACCGGAGTTCCATTCGCGCACGAGCGATTCCTCTTTAACGAAGCGCCCGTACAACTGCTGAATCGGTTCCGAAACTCGTTGAAAGTCGGACTTTTGCTTTTCGTAGCTGGCGTGTATGTTTGCACCGAATTTTTGGTATGTTTCGTGCTGTTTAGAAATAGGAGCAAAAGGTGTAAATTTTAAAGTGATTCCAGACCGACAGCTGAGATGCAAATAATTACATTGGAGGCTGCTACTTCAAACATCTTAGCAAGTTCAGAGATCAATCCTTCTATATCCTCCAAATGACGGGTTCGTCTAAAAACAGAAACGGATATATAAAGACGAATAGATGTGATTctccaaaagaaaacaagcttCTCTTCTACCGCGAACCTACTTAAGTAACTTGACCAGGAAACCGGCCAAAAAGCCGGAAAATTGATGCACCGATTTGTTCATCAGTGTATCGAGCAGGGACATGCTTTCCACCCGCCGTTTACACTCGTGTCCCACACTGCAGGCCACCTTCGCCAGGCTGGCATCGTTCTCCACCGAAATGCCGTTCGGGAATGTAGGGAATTTGGGCAGGTCCCATTCAGTCGGTAAAATTACGTTATAATTCTCGATGTTGAATAGCATCACGGGATTGCTAGCTTCGGTGGGTGGATATCCAcgtgctaaaaaaaaaacaaaatggaacgtCATTAGAACTGAATACGAATAAGGAGAAAGAAACCCTCGCAAATGTACCGCTCGTGTTGGCATCCACCTTCGTAGCGAACAGCTCATTATCTAGCAGCAGTAATTGTGATGCTTGCGGTACATCTGTCTGGGCAAGAATGTGCTCCCGTAAGTGCACAAGCGTTTGTTCCGGTTCTAGGTACACCTCGATCGAGGTGGCCCGATTCACATAGAACATGTGCAGCACCGTTTTGTTGAGAATGTTTTGTACCTCGAGGAAAAACTTATCAAACGACCACATCCGACCTTGGCTTTCCTCGAGCAGACCGGCCATTAGCGGGGTCACGAGTTGCTTCAGGCCTTCCTTTAGCTGACAGTGAGCTGGAAGATGTTTGGACCATTCGATCGGACCATTCTCGCTGGTTTGCGTGCCAGATATGACGCCCGGGGCTTTCTTGGTCGTGATGTGATACATCGTTTCCTTGTTCTTGCGGCCACCGTACGGACGGAAGGGAAGGTTGCCCGTCGCTACATGATACAATGTAACACCAATGGACCACAGATCCACATTCGCCGTGAAGCTACGGTTAATTGACTTCCGAAGTACGGCACGCTCGTACATATCCGGATGAAGATACTCCTCCGTACCGTACAGTGAGGCGAACTGTTGATTCTCGCCCAACTCTCGGGCAGCACCGAAATCCGTCAGCTTGTACACGGTCTGTCCATCCTCGGAGATGTACTTCATGATGTTGCCCGGTTTTAAATCGCGATGGACCAGATTGTTGTCGCGCAGATGTTTCATCCCGGCAGACAGGTGTTCCAGCACGAGGAGGAATTCTTTCTGCGGCAAACCGTACGTGTTTTCCGGATCGTCCAGTATGTTAAACAAACTGCCACCCGTACACAGCTCCATTACGATCACCTTGCCGCGGCCTTCCTGATCATCCTCAATGTCGAGCAGTTTCACAATGTTATTATGGTTAACCTTCCGCAGTACCTCGAACTCACGCATCTGCACATCCTGCGGGCGCATATGGCTGAGTTGGTTGAACGTTTTTACCGCCACCGGTTCACCATTGTGCTTGTTAACGCCCTGGAAGACGGCCCCAGTGGAACCCTTGCCCAGTACACTGGTCGTGCACCAGACGTAGTTCATCGATCCACGTAGGAACGAGTTCATGTTGGCCCTTGACGATGGCTGACGACGAAGCGCAAAAAACGGGCTCTACCTTTATTTCTCTGGTGTTACCACAGTCACACACAACGTACAACGTTCGCTGCAGTTATTTACGATATCCAGGATCGTATAGTGGGCTTGATGTTATGTCGGGAGGAATTGCATCAACGAGAACGGGAACGCAcattgaattttcatacagAGTTGCACTTTCATAAAAATTAGTAAGCAATCATTACTCCACACACCAACAATGATCATCAATGTTATTCTTTTATCAGCACTTGACATTCCACCCCAAGATACGTAGAGACAGTTGGGATATGGAAGCGTTTACGGTGCATCTCCACTTTCATACAGTGCTTGCTATGAGACGagcaaatgtttaatttatgcacCCTCATTCCGCAATATTTCTAATACAAAGGAAATTGGAATAAATGAAAGAGTCACACTACCACTCACACCTTGAGAAGTTTCCATGAAAATTGTGTTATAGGGCCGCAATGTTAGACAGTACAGACAACGTAGAATTGACATTTTACATTCAATACTTTCTTTCTTACGAGGCATAAAAACAAGAATAAACGACGAACTATATTGacataatttattattcacaCTACCAATTTTAGGGATTTCCTTTCAGGGTGCATTATTAATGGCTTTTCTTCCGGTTCACTCAGTGATAACCTCTGCGAAAgataaaaggaataaaaaagtaTTCAGTAAGTTACTACTCCAAGAACAACGCTTAAAGTATTTGAACAAACTCATCCAAATTTAGTAAAAGAAATCAAATTTCGAAGGTTGttaaaattaagtttaaatcCAACATGATACCACACGTTGTGTTAGTTATCAAGCAATGCAAAAACACTCGGAAACACTCCAAACAGAGAGTTCAAAGAGAAAACTTACGACATATAAACAATACTACCACTGGGTAGATAACTTATTTTTCATctgtaaaataataaagacaTGATAGAAATAATTCATGATACTGTATGCAGACATGGTGTGTTGGTTCGGTAAGCACTGTAAATAGGACGATGCCGATTCCTTGCGGACCCGCACGTGTATGGGTGATGCAATAACTGTTTGCTTGCTGGGGTTAATTCTAAAGGGGAATTACCCGTTCGTTTTGTCCCGATTAAGCTAATCCTTTGCAGTCATCGCGAATGCATTCTCATAGCATCTGACGATGTGTTTACTTACTTTCCGGTTTGCCACCCTGCCATTTGGTGAATTTGATGTGCGAATCATCCCGTCGGGCGGCCTGCACTCTCAGATCCGGCTTCAGTGCCTTTCGCAGCAAACGTGCAGCGATGTTTGAGTAGTTGATGTAGCTGAAAATCCCCCATAAAGATCGTACGTTAGCTAGGTTAGGTGCAAACTCGCTGCTGCCTTATTAGCTGCTTACTTTAGTCCGGCAGTTCTCCATGCAGCCATTTTGGTGCGTTCAATCTGTGATCACTGGCAGGCGATTGCTTTTGTAAGGATCTGCTGATCGCTGTATTTCGTCCTGGCGGATGGCGTAGTGTAGGTGCAAAGAATAGTAAAATTATTTGGCAATATGTTCTACGTAACTTATCTTACCTCGGCTCTCTGCTGCAATTTGctcgcaacaacagcaaaacaaacaagtgtCAGGCATTCcacaagaaaagaaatgaagcGTTTGTACTGTCAAAACGATACAAACGCTTCGTTTTTACCGTGTTCCGTTTGACACATAGCgcagaaaacaacaaagcaacGGGGATCAGTGAAATAGCTGGAAGATTAAGTTAATGTTGCGATAAAAAGTATTTCGTTAGTTTAAGTTCCCGCCCTTGTGCATTACTATTCGCCGGTAAAGGATATACATAAAGCGTGTTAGTGAATGCAAGCGTCCTGAATTCCACCAACACTTCCATTCCTGCGGAACGAGAGCATCCAGCTGTTCTTTATCGTGTTTATCGCTACGTTGTTACCCAATCTTGACGCACAGTGCCAACTGTTCCCGTTCCGCCTTTTGCACCAATTGCCTAAAAAGTGGCTCAATTCGTTTCTTCAAGCACCTTTGTTCGGCACGGGAGGCTGACGTCAGTGCGGTTCTCGTCGCCAAGGCGACGCACTGCAAGAGGGTGACTGATACACTGGGTATTGATGGTGCTGATTGGCCACCACACAACAAGGGTGTTACACATGTGTACAGATATCTCATTCCGCCCGTGAGAGCGTACGCACCGCGAGAAAAAAACGACATTCCAAGCGTGAAATTTTCACCGATGGCACCGACTGGGTTGGACGGAACAGCGGTCGTGGGGAAAACGAGTGCGATAAGCCAGTAATAGTAGCAGTGTATTCCCTCGCTTCGTACAGCATAACTCCGCGGTTTCATTCAATCCAATTAGTGTGACGCAAAGAGTCGTCTTTTGGTGTTGTTCGGAAGGGTAGATAGCGGGCCGTGGGTGTGACATACCGCCGTtgcaaaaagaataaaaaaacaccaacctaATAAACAGTAGAACCGTCTGGTTTCGGCTGCTTCCATGATAGGGTGTTCGTTggtaaacaaaccaaacatacGTTTAGTAATACGCTCAACGGTAACAGACGGACACGCACACCCATAAACGCGCCCGTAAGATGGAACACCACGGGACGGATTTTCATCGAAGTTCTAATTCGCTCGATTCCGATTCGAAGTCCAGTTCACTCAATTCCAAGCACGGAATGGACACAATTGTAAGTATCGGAAAGCCGTATCAAGATTACCTTACAACAAAAGTTAACAAGAAAACGATCCGTTTTAGGTCGCGAACGAGAATGGCTTTACGTATTTGTCCGGTGAGAACATGCAGGATCGGAAGAGCGACGTTTCGTACATCTGTCCCTACAGTGGGCCTGCAATCGGTACGCTCACCATCACCAACTATCGCTTGCACTTTCGATCGCAGCCCGCCTCCGACAAGGATCCGGTGATCGTTGTCGATTGCCCACTGGGTGCGGTCAGCCGCATCGAGAAGGTGGGTGGTGCAAGTTCGCGGGGCGAAAATTCGTACGGCATTGACATTTTCTGCAAAGATATGCGTAACCTGCGGTTCGCACACAAACAGGAAAATCATTCCCGGCGTACCGTGTTCGAGAAGCTGCAGCTATACGCGTTCCCGCGCGCCAACGATGGCCAGCTGTTTGCGTTTAACTATCGCGAAAAGTTTGCCGAGGATGGGTGGACGGTGTACGAGCCGGTGGCCGAATTGCGTCGGATGGGTGTGAATAGTGCGAACAACGATACGTGGCGCATTACGCGCATCAACGAGGGGTACGAAATATGTGACAGCTATCCGTCGGTTTGGGCCGTGCCGAAGACGGCAAAGGACGATCTGCTGAAGCAGGTGGCAGCGTTTCGGTCGCGCAACCGGTTACCGGTACTGTGCTGGATACATCCAAAGTCGTTGGCGACTATTACGCGCTGCTCGCAACCACTGGTCGGTGTGGGTGGCAAGCGGAGTGAAGCGGATGAAACGTACATCAATCTCATCATGGAGGCGAACGCCCAGTCGGACAAGCTGTCGATCATCGATGCGCGTCCGAGCGCGAATGCGATCGCGAACAAGGCGAAGGGCGGCGGTTACGAGTCGGAAGATGCGTACAAGAACGTGGAGTTGACATTTTTGGACATTCACAACATACACGTGATGAGGGAAAGTTTGCGAAAGCTGAAGGAAATTTGCTTCCCGGCCAACGATGACCACAAGTGGCTGTCGGCGGTGGAAAGTACGCTGTGGTTAAAGCACATCAAGTGCATTCTGGGCGGTGCCGTGCGGATTGTCGACCGGGTGAGTTACGCTGCGCTGTGTGATGTATTACCATAAATGACAGTCTGGGTCAAGCAGACCTAGCGGACATGTGATGATAAATGAGATGATAAACAGTGCTTCCCCGTTCACTGAGTGGAGACGTATTGCTGGAATATGAATCATAACTGTGAGTG
Protein-coding sequences here:
- the LOC128300446 gene encoding protein stunted-like isoform X2 → MAAWRTAGLNYINYSNIAARLLRKALKPDLRVQAARRDDSHIKFTKWQGGKPENEK
- the LOC128300446 gene encoding protein stunted-like isoform X1, whose amino-acid sequence is MAAWRTAGLNYINYSNIAARLLRKALKPDLRVQAARRDDSHIKFTKWQGGKPEKVITE
- the LOC128301821 gene encoding serine/threonine-protein kinase TBK1, whose protein sequence is MNSFLRGSMNYVWCTTSVLGKGSTGAVFQGVNKHNGEPVAVKTFNQLSHMRPQDVQMREFEVLRKVNHNNIVKLLDIEDDQEGRGKVIVMELCTGGSLFNILDDPENTYGLPQKEFLLVLEHLSAGMKHLRDNNLVHRDLKPGNIMKYISEDGQTVYKLTDFGAARELGENQQFASLYGTEEYLHPDMYERAVLRKSINRSFTANVDLWSIGVTLYHVATGNLPFRPYGGRKNKETMYHITTKKAPGVISGTQTSENGPIEWSKHLPAHCQLKEGLKQLVTPLMAGLLEESQGRMWSFDKFFLEVQNILNKTVLHMFYVNRATSIEVYLEPEQTLVHLREHILAQTDVPQASQLLLLDNELFATKVDANTSARGYPPTEASNPVMLFNIENYNVILPTEWDLPKFPTFPNGISVENDASLAKVACSVGHECKRRVESMSLLDTLMNKSVHQFSGFLAGFLVKLLKRTRHLEDIEGLISELAKMFEVAASNHETYQKFGANIHASYEKQKSDFQRVSEPIQQLYGRFVKEESLVREWNSGYRALRTPNKNRDSEKAKSLVDRLRDSWQHMLRDRATRSLTYNDEQFHVLEKVKIAETGKRLKTLLNDGVRQAVEQEAECLADWYKKAQTIFLQTQFLMKDVGAYVDALYDLREQLKQHREDLKEEISTDGEVSKTIAGKSIPSTTSTATTTIPIVGDMDGTEKGLTARQNQHKMICFMHMYNQIKEVKKMLQQNSDILAATQGLLPDTSDRAATT
- the LOC128300445 gene encoding myotubularin-related protein 2 encodes the protein MEHHGTDFHRSSNSLDSDSKSSSLNSKHGMDTIVANENGFTYLSGENMQDRKSDVSYICPYSGPAIGTLTITNYRLHFRSQPASDKDPVIVVDCPLGAVSRIEKVGGASSRGENSYGIDIFCKDMRNLRFAHKQENHSRRTVFEKLQLYAFPRANDGQLFAFNYREKFAEDGWTVYEPVAELRRMGVNSANNDTWRITRINEGYEICDSYPSVWAVPKTAKDDLLKQVAAFRSRNRLPVLCWIHPKSLATITRCSQPLVGVGGKRSEADETYINLIMEANAQSDKLSIIDARPSANAIANKAKGGGYESEDAYKNVELTFLDIHNIHVMRESLRKLKEICFPANDDHKWLSAVESTLWLKHIKCILGGAVRIVDRIENMRMSVVVHCSDGWDRTSQLTALSMLLLDPYYRTLKGFQVLIEKEWLSFGHKFEQRIGHGDNHHSDADRSPVFLQFIDCVWQISKQFPHALEFNEYFLITILDHLYSCRFGTFLYNTERERAANDLKNRTVALWSFINSSHEEYRNPLFGGLSNYLSTMPVQTVLRPVVSMRHIRLWKGLYCRWNPSMRQQDPIYQRTRELLALQAELMKQLEDCRTERVLN
- the LOC128300446 gene encoding protein stunted-like isoform X3, which encodes MAAWRTAGLNYINYSNIAARLLRKALKPDLRVQAARRDDSHIKFTKWQGGKPESK